In one window of Comamonas testosteroni DNA:
- a CDS encoding FMN-binding glutamate synthase family protein, whose protein sequence is MGVSAVHRFFNSLPLRYSALIISVVVLGISLYTLTTADRGLGWLIASTLLVLLGIWDLLQKQHAILRNYPVMGHLRFIFEFIRPEIRQYFIEGDTEAQPFSRAQRSLVYQRAKGQVDNRPFGTQLDVSQQGYEWVNHSLQPTKLSSHDFRLWIGGTQEQPAEGVDPCTRPYHASVFNISAMSFGALSGNAIQALNQGAKMGGFIHDTGEGSISQYHRMHGGDLIWEVASGYFGCRNADGTFSEEKFIANATDPQVKMIEIKLSQGAKPGHGGMLPGAKVTPEIAAARVIPIGVDCISPSSHSAFSTPVELMQFIARLRRLSGGKPTGFKFCVGHPWEWFAMVKAMLETNITPDFIVVDGAEGGTGAAPVEFVDHVGVPLQEGLLLVHNTLLGVNLRQRIKIGAAGKVITAFDIARMMALGADWCNSGRGFMMALGCIQAQSCHTGTCPTGVTTQDAVRQQALVVPDKATRVANFHKNTLHALQELVQAAGLRHPNEITAHHIVRRLDDTQVSLLSNLMLRVEPGCLLKSLERQHKVFQNYWPLATAQSFQPLHEPVLRPSAAGSSDNAAQSQAFPQRNGIWT, encoded by the coding sequence ATGGGAGTATCTGCAGTGCATCGCTTCTTCAACAGTCTGCCTCTGCGCTATAGCGCGCTAATCATTTCGGTGGTCGTACTGGGCATCTCGCTCTACACGCTGACGACAGCAGACAGGGGGCTTGGATGGTTGATTGCGTCGACCCTGCTGGTGCTGCTGGGCATCTGGGATCTGCTGCAAAAGCAGCATGCCATTCTGCGCAACTATCCCGTCATGGGACATTTGCGCTTCATCTTCGAATTCATCCGTCCCGAGATTCGCCAGTACTTCATCGAAGGCGACACCGAGGCCCAGCCTTTCTCGCGCGCCCAGCGCTCGCTGGTCTATCAGCGTGCCAAGGGCCAGGTCGACAACCGGCCGTTCGGCACCCAGCTTGACGTGAGTCAGCAGGGCTATGAGTGGGTCAACCACTCTCTGCAACCCACCAAGCTCAGCTCGCACGACTTCCGCCTGTGGATTGGAGGCACGCAGGAACAACCCGCTGAAGGAGTGGATCCCTGCACCCGCCCCTATCACGCCAGCGTCTTCAATATCTCGGCCATGAGCTTTGGCGCGTTGTCGGGCAACGCCATCCAGGCGCTGAACCAGGGCGCGAAGATGGGCGGCTTCATCCACGACACGGGCGAAGGCTCGATCAGCCAGTACCACCGCATGCATGGCGGCGATCTGATCTGGGAGGTGGCTTCGGGCTACTTCGGCTGCCGCAATGCGGACGGCACGTTCAGCGAAGAGAAATTCATCGCCAACGCCACTGATCCGCAGGTCAAGATGATAGAGATCAAGCTCAGCCAGGGCGCCAAACCCGGCCATGGCGGCATGCTTCCCGGTGCCAAGGTCACTCCCGAAATTGCAGCAGCACGCGTTATACCCATTGGCGTGGACTGCATTTCGCCGTCCAGCCACAGCGCATTCTCCACCCCTGTGGAGCTGATGCAGTTCATCGCCAGGCTGCGCCGTCTTTCAGGCGGCAAGCCCACGGGCTTCAAGTTCTGTGTCGGTCATCCCTGGGAATGGTTTGCCATGGTCAAGGCCATGCTGGAAACCAATATCACGCCCGACTTCATCGTCGTCGATGGTGCCGAAGGCGGCACGGGCGCTGCGCCGGTGGAGTTTGTCGACCATGTGGGCGTACCGCTGCAGGAGGGCCTGCTGCTGGTGCACAACACGCTGCTGGGAGTGAACCTGCGCCAGCGCATCAAGATCGGCGCGGCCGGCAAGGTCATCACGGCCTTCGACATTGCCCGCATGATGGCCCTGGGTGCCGACTGGTGCAATTCGGGGCGCGGCTTCATGATGGCGCTGGGCTGCATCCAGGCCCAGAGCTGCCACACTGGCACCTGCCCCACGGGCGTCACCACGCAAGACGCCGTGCGCCAGCAGGCGCTGGTCGTGCCCGACAAGGCCACGCGCGTGGCCAACTTCCACAAGAACACCTTGCATGCGCTGCAGGAGCTGGTTCAGGCCGCCGGCCTCAGGCATCCCAACGAGATCACGGCCCACCATATCGTGCGCCGGCTGGACGACACCCAGGTCAGCCTGCTGTCCAACCTGATGCTGCGCGTGGAGCCGGGCTGCCTGCTCAAGAGCCTGGAGCGCCAGCACAAGGTCTTCCAGAACTACTGGCCGCTGGCCACGGCACAGAGCTTTCAGCCGCTGCACGAGCCCGTGTTGCGCCCCTCTGCTGCGGGCAGTTCCGACAACGCGGCACAATCGCAGGCTTTTCCCCAGCGCAACGGCATCTGGACCTGA
- a CDS encoding A24 family peptidase — protein sequence MTFLLWLCIAAAGDVVYRKCFNWIVLAGFLLIIIILLTNFEYDFINISVKDRLIGAGSAFVILLIFYSIGMMGAGDVKFATVLGVWVGWSLLLSIWALSCVFAVVHGLVARSDLKYFHVPVVNWSDSHQENRRRFIPYVTYLSLATVVVLMLNK from the coding sequence ATGACATTTCTGCTGTGGCTTTGCATAGCCGCAGCAGGTGATGTTGTCTATAGAAAGTGTTTTAACTGGATTGTGCTTGCTGGTTTTTTATTAATAATAATTATATTGTTGACTAATTTTGAATACGATTTCATAAATATATCTGTAAAAGATAGATTGATAGGGGCAGGTTCGGCATTTGTTATTCTTTTGATTTTTTATTCAATAGGAATGATGGGTGCTGGCGATGTTAAATTTGCAACTGTTCTCGGAGTTTGGGTAGGCTGGAGTTTATTATTGTCTATATGGGCATTGAGTTGCGTATTTGCGGTGGTTCATGGCCTAGTGGCGCGAAGTGATTTGAAGTATTTTCATGTTCCGGTAGTAAATTGGAGTGATAGTCACCAGGAGAATAGGAGAAGATTCATTCCTTATGTTACCTATCTATCGTTGGCGACGGTAGTTGTTCTGATGCTTAATAAATAG
- a CDS encoding TadE/TadG family type IV pilus assembly protein: MQLKQQQGAAAIEFAIVFPIFFLIFYAIITYGLIFAAQQTLTLAAAEGARAAVRYPSAPSGSAMTKPAQLQARLAAACATAALSTDWLSRMGTGLGSAGCSAGVSNAAGLHATPGLCGTGSASFTASNDASLVNCVTMQVNYNYASAPLIPRLLGSVLSLPTPSLLRGQAVAQISLLD, from the coding sequence ATGCAATTAAAGCAACAGCAAGGTGCGGCAGCCATTGAATTTGCCATTGTCTTTCCCATCTTCTTTCTGATTTTCTACGCCATCATCACTTACGGCCTAATCTTTGCTGCACAGCAGACCTTGACCTTGGCTGCCGCCGAAGGAGCAAGAGCCGCAGTGCGATATCCCTCGGCTCCCTCCGGCAGCGCGATGACCAAGCCAGCGCAGTTGCAGGCCCGCTTGGCTGCAGCCTGCGCCACGGCGGCCTTGTCGACGGATTGGCTCTCCAGAATGGGCACCGGCTTGGGCTCTGCAGGCTGCAGCGCAGGAGTCAGCAATGCTGCGGGTCTGCATGCCACGCCTGGTCTGTGTGGCACGGGCTCAGCATCTTTCACTGCCTCCAACGATGCCAGCCTGGTGAACTGCGTGACCATGCAGGTGAATTACAACTATGCCTCTGCACCGCTGATTCCAAGGTTGCTGGGGTCTGTGTTGAGTCTGCCCACTCCCAGTCTTTTGCGGGGACAAGCGGTCGCTCAAATTAGCTTGCTTGACTGA
- a CDS encoding UPF0149 family protein, translated as MPEGALSNDQLEELDALLDELRTRGEEIPQWEFCDGFLTALVCTRRPIAAAEYMPMLLGDGEALQVAEGQPLPKLEVFKDEAQQARFMELFELRLAEVREQLDADIKSLADDAAFQPEALDTRGAIAILPEAEQAELADEEVPSFSQVWALGFMFVVENWADEWAAPRDKEAAQLLDAAMEFIVNLTEDDTDEPALNLYDEAGPASTSQERVDAFGEAIWAVYDLYRLWKSMGPRQETIVKGEQPGRNDPCPCGSGKKFKKCHGA; from the coding sequence ATGCCCGAGGGCGCACTGAGCAACGATCAGCTCGAAGAGCTGGATGCGCTGCTCGATGAGTTGCGCACTCGCGGCGAAGAAATTCCCCAGTGGGAATTCTGTGACGGTTTCCTGACCGCTCTGGTCTGCACGCGCCGCCCCATCGCCGCAGCCGAATACATGCCCATGTTGCTGGGCGATGGCGAAGCCCTGCAAGTGGCCGAAGGCCAGCCCCTGCCCAAGCTGGAAGTCTTCAAGGACGAGGCCCAGCAGGCACGTTTCATGGAGCTGTTCGAGCTGCGCCTGGCCGAAGTGCGCGAGCAGCTCGATGCCGACATCAAGTCCCTGGCAGATGACGCCGCCTTCCAGCCCGAAGCTCTGGACACGCGTGGCGCCATCGCCATCCTGCCCGAAGCCGAGCAGGCTGAGTTGGCTGACGAAGAAGTGCCCTCGTTCTCGCAAGTGTGGGCGCTGGGCTTCATGTTCGTGGTGGAGAACTGGGCCGACGAATGGGCGGCGCCCCGCGACAAGGAAGCGGCCCAGTTGCTGGATGCGGCCATGGAGTTCATCGTCAACCTGACCGAAGACGACACCGACGAGCCGGCTCTGAATCTGTACGACGAAGCCGGCCCCGCCTCGACCAGCCAGGAACGTGTGGATGCCTTTGGCGAAGCCATCTGGGCCGTGTATGACCTGTACCGCCTGTGGAAGAGCATGGGCCCCCGCCAGGAAACCATCGTCAAGGGCGAGCAGCCCGGCCGCAATGACCCCTGCCCCTGCGGTAGCGGCAAGAAGTTCAAGAAGTGCCACGGGGCCTGA
- a CDS encoding hybrid sensor histidine kinase/response regulator has translation MRLARNLARNRLFLTLVIVLSGMLLSMWAASRVALQTSLHDESESVQRQLTLYAQAMVQRVDRYRTLPEVLALDAELKSALSHPLSATEVDRLNHKLEQANGASQASTLTLIDKSGKALAASNWRDSHSNVGEDYSFRPYVTQALSQGSGRFYGIGLTTGLPGYFLSQAIHDEDGSVLGLIAIKILFQELEGEWSQSPDIVFATDEHGVVFLSNRDEWRYRLLEPLSSSDQQVVRETHQYAGQALIALGYRTSRQPAGIGMLAHFSQPPLVDPMLWLRMELPESQWQLHLLHDIVHSQTASHWAAVAAGGLWLAASLLVLYIRQRQRLAALRQRSRKELETVLHQHAQELRTAQDGIVQAAKQADTGLSRSLQHLPQGVVVVDPQLRLVAWNSRYVELFRYPSELMHVGQPIEALIRHNAKRGLLGKGDVEPAIQRRLQHLRSGSPHLHESAKGDGTVLEIRGNPLPDGGFVTSYADITSYKNTARELRNLADTLEKRIADRTRDLAQAKQEAERANRYKTRFVASAVHDLLQPLNAARIFTSLLPTYLHDEAGRQLAQRVDKALASQDAILTSLLDISRMESGQLEVRVRDFALSSLLEVVHNNFALQAESEGLSLHCMPSRLIVRSDEALLRRILQNFVSNAIRYTRKGRIVVGCRRQGDQVRIEVHDQGPGIPLSLQKEIFEEFRRLDEGHADDRGTGLGLAIVERLGRLLDHEIGLRSTLGKGSVFWVKVPLGQAAALTPVSKEPSPSARVDSPLQGRTVWYVEDDPATRDATCALLERWGCDVPLAANAPEALAYAAPGNAPQLVLLDVHLGQLYGPDVYAQLCERWGRQPPVILLTGEGDSTLRRQAAERGWGFLAKPVRPPALRALMSQTFLRGREGGSA, from the coding sequence ATGCGTCTTGCGCGAAACCTTGCCCGAAACCGACTGTTTCTGACCCTTGTCATCGTGCTCAGCGGCATGCTGCTGAGCATGTGGGCCGCCAGTCGCGTCGCGCTGCAGACCTCTTTGCACGATGAAAGCGAGAGCGTGCAGCGCCAGCTCACGCTCTATGCCCAAGCCATGGTGCAGCGCGTGGATCGCTACCGCACCCTGCCCGAAGTGCTGGCGCTCGATGCCGAACTCAAGAGCGCGCTCAGCCATCCACTCAGCGCCACCGAGGTGGACAGGCTCAACCACAAGCTGGAGCAGGCCAACGGCGCCAGCCAGGCCTCCACGCTGACTCTCATCGACAAAAGCGGCAAGGCCCTGGCCGCCAGCAACTGGCGCGACTCGCACAGCAATGTGGGCGAGGACTACAGCTTTCGCCCCTATGTGACCCAGGCGCTGAGCCAGGGCAGTGGCCGCTTCTATGGCATCGGCCTGACCACAGGACTGCCCGGCTACTTTCTCTCTCAGGCCATTCATGATGAAGACGGCTCGGTGCTTGGACTCATCGCCATCAAGATCCTGTTTCAGGAGCTGGAAGGCGAGTGGAGCCAGTCGCCCGACATTGTTTTCGCCACGGACGAGCATGGCGTGGTCTTTCTCTCCAACCGCGACGAATGGCGCTACCGCCTGCTGGAGCCGCTGTCCAGCAGCGACCAGCAGGTAGTGCGCGAAACCCATCAATACGCGGGCCAGGCCCTGATCGCGCTGGGCTATCGCACCAGCCGGCAGCCTGCCGGCATCGGCATGCTGGCTCACTTCAGTCAGCCTCCGCTGGTCGACCCCATGCTCTGGCTGCGCATGGAACTCCCTGAAAGCCAATGGCAGTTGCACCTGCTGCACGACATCGTCCATAGCCAGACGGCCAGCCACTGGGCGGCAGTGGCCGCCGGCGGCCTGTGGCTGGCCGCATCGCTGCTGGTGCTCTATATCCGACAGCGCCAGCGCCTGGCAGCCCTGCGCCAGCGCAGCCGCAAGGAGCTGGAGACCGTTTTGCACCAGCATGCGCAGGAGCTGCGCACCGCGCAGGACGGCATTGTCCAGGCCGCCAAGCAGGCAGACACCGGACTTTCGCGCAGCCTGCAGCACCTGCCGCAAGGCGTGGTGGTGGTGGACCCGCAGTTGCGGCTGGTGGCCTGGAACTCGCGCTATGTGGAGCTGTTCCGCTATCCGTCCGAGCTGATGCATGTGGGCCAGCCCATTGAGGCCCTGATACGCCACAACGCCAAGCGCGGCCTGCTGGGCAAGGGCGATGTGGAGCCTGCGATCCAGCGCCGGCTCCAGCATCTGCGCAGCGGCAGCCCCCATCTGCACGAGAGCGCCAAGGGCGACGGCACGGTGCTGGAGATTCGCGGCAACCCCCTGCCCGACGGCGGCTTTGTCACCAGCTATGCCGACATCACCAGCTACAAGAACACGGCACGCGAGCTGCGCAATCTGGCCGATACGCTGGAAAAGCGCATTGCCGATCGCACCCGAGACCTGGCCCAGGCCAAACAGGAGGCCGAGCGCGCCAACCGCTACAAGACCCGCTTTGTCGCCTCGGCCGTGCATGACCTGCTGCAGCCGCTGAATGCGGCGCGCATTTTCACCAGCCTGCTGCCCACCTATCTGCACGATGAGGCCGGCCGCCAACTGGCCCAGCGGGTGGACAAGGCGCTGGCCTCTCAGGACGCCATCCTCACCAGCCTGCTCGATATCTCGCGCATGGAATCGGGCCAGCTCGAAGTCCGCGTGCGTGACTTCGCGCTCAGCTCTTTGCTGGAAGTGGTGCACAACAATTTTGCGCTGCAGGCCGAAAGCGAGGGCCTGAGCCTGCACTGCATGCCCAGCCGGCTGATCGTGCGCAGCGACGAGGCCTTGCTGCGTCGCATACTGCAGAACTTCGTCTCCAACGCCATTCGCTACACGCGCAAGGGCCGAATCGTCGTGGGCTGTCGCCGCCAGGGCGACCAGGTGCGCATCGAGGTGCATGACCAGGGACCGGGCATTCCTCTGAGCCTGCAAAAGGAAATCTTCGAAGAGTTCCGCCGCCTCGACGAAGGCCATGCCGACGACCGCGGCACCGGCCTGGGCCTGGCCATTGTGGAGCGCCTGGGCAGATTGCTGGACCATGAGATCGGCCTGCGCTCCACCCTGGGCAAGGGCAGCGTCTTCTGGGTCAAGGTTCCACTGGGCCAGGCCGCCGCATTGACACCGGTCTCCAAGGAGCCTTCTCCCAGCGCCCGTGTGGACAGCCCGCTGCAGGGCCGCACCGTCTGGTATGTGGAGGACGATCCCGCCACCCGCGACGCCACCTGCGCCTTGCTCGAGCGCTGGGGCTGCGATGTGCCGCTGGCCGCCAATGCCCCCGAGGCCCTGGCCTATGCAGCGCCCGGCAATGCTCCGCAACTGGTGCTGCTCGATGTGCATCTGGGCCAGCTCTACGGCCCCGATGTCTATGCCCAGCTCTGCGAGCGCTGGGGCCGACAGCCTCCCGTCATTCTGCTGACCGGCGAAGGCGACAGCACACTGCGCCGTCAGGCGGCCGAACGCGGTTGGGGGTTTCTCGCCAAGCCGGTCAGACCGCCGGCGCTGCGGGCACTGATGAGCCAGACTTTTCTGCGCGGACGAGAAGGCGGCAGCGCCTGA
- a CDS encoding dicarboxylate/amino acid:cation symporter: MHTLPTESAPREHLPFYRQLYFQVVFAIIVGVLLGHFEPAYGEAMKPFGDAFIKLIKMIIAPVIFLTIVTGIASMTHLSAVGRVFGKAMAYFLTFSTLALVVGLIVANVMQPGAGMHINPADLDQTAVKGYVAKSHEMTLTGFVMDIIPKTLISPFVGDNILQVLLVAVLFGVSLAMVGEAGKPVLSFFEALTKPVFKLVNIVMKFAPIGAFGAMAFTIGKFGLGSLVNLAELVLTFYITSALFVLVILGAVARLCGFSVFKLIKYLKDELLLVLGTSSSESALPSLMHKMEKAGCSKSVVGLVVPTGYSFNLDGTNIYMTLAALFIAQATDTHLTLGHQIALLLVAMLSSKGAAGVTGAGFITLAATLAVVPEVPVAGMALILGVDRFMSECRSLTNFIGNAVATVVVSKWEDALDHDKLDAALAGQEENEAVSAHS; the protein is encoded by the coding sequence GTGCACACTCTGCCCACCGAATCTGCTCCGCGCGAGCACTTGCCGTTCTACCGTCAGCTCTACTTCCAGGTGGTGTTCGCCATCATCGTGGGCGTGCTGCTGGGGCATTTCGAGCCCGCCTATGGCGAGGCCATGAAGCCCTTTGGCGATGCCTTCATCAAGCTCATCAAGATGATCATCGCGCCGGTGATCTTCCTGACCATCGTCACCGGCATCGCCAGCATGACGCACCTGAGCGCCGTGGGTCGTGTGTTCGGCAAGGCCATGGCGTATTTCCTGACCTTCTCCACGCTGGCGCTGGTTGTGGGCCTGATCGTGGCCAATGTGATGCAGCCCGGTGCCGGCATGCATATCAACCCCGCCGATCTGGACCAGACGGCCGTCAAGGGCTATGTGGCCAAGTCGCACGAGATGACGCTGACCGGCTTTGTGATGGACATCATCCCCAAGACGCTGATCAGTCCGTTCGTGGGCGACAACATCCTGCAGGTGCTGCTGGTGGCCGTGCTGTTCGGCGTGTCCCTGGCCATGGTCGGCGAGGCTGGCAAGCCCGTACTGAGCTTCTTTGAAGCCCTGACCAAGCCCGTGTTCAAGCTGGTCAACATCGTGATGAAGTTCGCTCCCATCGGCGCGTTTGGCGCCATGGCCTTCACCATCGGCAAGTTCGGTCTGGGCTCGCTGGTCAACCTGGCCGAGCTGGTGCTGACCTTCTACATCACCTCGGCCCTGTTCGTGCTGGTGATCCTGGGTGCGGTGGCGCGCTTGTGCGGCTTCTCCGTGTTCAAGCTGATCAAGTACCTCAAGGACGAATTGCTGCTGGTGCTGGGCACATCGTCTTCCGAATCGGCTCTGCCTTCGCTGATGCACAAGATGGAAAAAGCCGGCTGCAGCAAGTCCGTCGTCGGTCTGGTCGTGCCTACCGGTTACTCCTTCAACCTGGACGGCACCAATATCTACATGACGCTGGCTGCGCTGTTCATTGCCCAGGCGACCGATACCCATCTGACCCTGGGCCACCAGATCGCTTTGCTGCTGGTTGCCATGCTGTCGTCCAAGGGCGCGGCGGGTGTGACGGGGGCTGGTTTCATCACCCTGGCCGCGACCCTGGCCGTGGTGCCCGAGGTGCCCGTGGCCGGCATGGCTCTGATTCTGGGTGTGGACCGCTTCATGTCCGAATGCCGTTCGCTGACCAACTTCATCGGTAACGCCGTCGCTACCGTGGTGGTTTCCAAGTGGGAAGACGCGCTGGACCACGACAAGCTGGATGCGGCTCTGGCAGGCCAGGAAGAAAACGAGGCGGTGTCCGCTCACTCCTGA
- a CDS encoding helix-turn-helix domain-containing protein, with translation MTHLGERIRARRQALGLSQGRLAQMADVTASAISQIESGAIRTLKNDTLARLAVALQTTALELMAGLHSETASLPCDEQRLLDCYRKLQPPLQDIALKLIKALQ, from the coding sequence ATGACGCATTTAGGTGAGCGCATACGCGCCCGGCGACAGGCGCTGGGTTTGAGCCAGGGACGCTTGGCGCAGATGGCGGATGTCACTGCATCCGCCATCTCGCAGATCGAGTCGGGAGCCATTCGCACTCTCAAAAATGACACGCTGGCAAGACTGGCCGTCGCCCTGCAGACCACGGCGCTGGAATTGATGGCCGGTCTGCATTCCGAGACCGCATCGCTACCCTGCGATGAGCAGCGCTTGCTCGACTGCTATAGAAAACTGCAGCCACCGCTGCAGGACATTGCTCTCAAACTGATTAAAGCTCTGCAATGA
- a CDS encoding GFA family protein, whose amino-acid sequence MLKSYRASCHCSRVQIEVSLDLSQPSYRCNCSICRRSRFWPAIASPENFRLITGEKELTLYVFGSQKNQHFFCKRCGIRVFGVGHNTPTGQMYGINIGCLEEISEQELSRIPVTYVDGMHDRWDATPEFFAHL is encoded by the coding sequence ATGCTGAAGTCCTATCGCGCCAGTTGCCATTGCAGCCGGGTCCAGATTGAAGTCAGCCTGGACCTGAGCCAGCCCAGCTATCGCTGCAACTGCTCCATCTGCAGACGCAGCCGGTTCTGGCCCGCCATCGCCAGCCCCGAAAATTTCCGCCTTATCACGGGCGAGAAGGAGCTCACCCTCTATGTGTTTGGCTCGCAGAAGAACCAGCATTTCTTCTGCAAGCGCTGCGGCATCCGCGTCTTTGGCGTGGGCCACAACACGCCGACAGGCCAGATGTACGGCATCAATATCGGTTGCCTGGAAGAGATCTCGGAGCAGGAGCTGTCGCGAATTCCCGTCACCTATGTCGATGGCATGCACGATCGCTGGGACGCGACGCCGGAGTTTTTTGCGCACTTGTAG
- a CDS encoding DUF2867 domain-containing protein: protein MHHHPVESAVPPGSRIAQQLAGSSFHDSWSIVSDATGLSALDHFILAARKTPRWIEICMRARNLIGGLAGLKNLGTLSALQPGKPAASYGLGDRVGIFTVFENTFDEALIGDDDKHLKVVLSIHRKSDISSPDAVITITTVVHVKNALGRLYMLPVKPMHRLIAPAVLSSLGGRTHAA from the coding sequence ATGCACCATCATCCCGTTGAATCCGCCGTTCCACCCGGCAGCCGCATCGCACAACAATTGGCCGGCTCCAGCTTTCACGACTCCTGGAGCATCGTCTCGGACGCCACAGGCCTGTCTGCACTGGACCACTTCATTCTTGCAGCGCGCAAAACACCGCGCTGGATTGAAATCTGCATGCGTGCGCGCAATCTGATCGGCGGTCTGGCGGGGCTCAAGAACCTGGGCACCTTGTCGGCCCTGCAGCCCGGAAAACCAGCAGCCAGCTACGGCCTTGGCGACAGGGTCGGCATCTTCACGGTGTTCGAGAACACCTTTGACGAAGCCCTGATCGGCGACGACGACAAGCATCTGAAGGTCGTGCTCAGCATTCACCGCAAGAGCGACATCAGCTCCCCGGACGCCGTCATCACTATCACCACCGTCGTGCATGTCAAGAACGCACTGGGCCGCCTCTACATGCTGCCCGTCAAACCCATGCACAGGCTGATCGCGCCCGCCGTGCTGTCCTCCCTGGGAGGACGAACCCATGCCGCATGA
- a CDS encoding Flp family type IVb pilin, with protein MKDQIIKFWRDEEGATAIEYGLIAGLIAVGLIVSLEGVRNAIGNLFTRITDVLGTVAVTNGGAGSGGN; from the coding sequence ATGAAAGACCAAATCATCAAATTCTGGCGTGATGAAGAAGGTGCAACAGCGATTGAGTACGGCCTGATCGCAGGGCTGATTGCAGTCGGTTTGATCGTCTCCTTGGAGGGAGTTCGTAATGCAATTGGTAATCTTTTTACGCGAATCACCGATGTTTTAGGAACTGTTGCTGTCACCAATGGGGGGGCTGGCTCTGGAGGCAACTAA
- a CDS encoding RIO1 family regulatory kinase/ATPase domain-containing protein, with the protein MPSAQTAIDYQAFLREHLDQPHSIMRYELAHETLWVKRANKGNPALNYWLLSTLAKLFRAAVLQPVPNPGGPESLQTEVRRLRSFMAKGLRVPQVLATHEQAFVMRHLGRPGEEAPSLSNAIEDAIARGAQPTLQLWQKGLEAIEQAHARGEVLSQAVARNMVVCADGVIGFIDFEDDPAAHLPQAVCMARDALNYAQSTALFLQQAGALEQARQAWQQFVQQLPAEARQVLERTVNKLSWVRFLPRSKSLGRDTLRVLAAHDLLAPPPLSA; encoded by the coding sequence ATGCCATCTGCGCAGACCGCCATCGATTACCAGGCATTCCTGCGCGAGCATCTGGACCAGCCTCATAGCATCATGCGCTATGAACTCGCGCATGAAACCCTGTGGGTCAAGCGCGCCAACAAGGGCAACCCGGCCCTCAACTACTGGCTGCTGAGCACGCTGGCCAAGCTGTTCCGGGCCGCCGTGCTGCAGCCCGTGCCCAACCCCGGCGGTCCCGAATCCCTGCAAACCGAAGTGCGCCGCCTGCGCAGCTTCATGGCCAAGGGCCTGCGCGTGCCGCAAGTGCTGGCCACGCACGAGCAGGCCTTTGTGATGCGCCATCTGGGCCGCCCGGGCGAAGAGGCGCCGTCCCTGAGCAATGCCATCGAAGATGCGATTGCCCGGGGCGCGCAGCCTACGCTGCAGCTCTGGCAAAAAGGCCTGGAGGCCATCGAGCAGGCGCATGCCCGCGGCGAGGTGCTGAGTCAGGCCGTGGCGCGCAATATGGTGGTCTGCGCCGACGGGGTCATAGGCTTCATCGACTTTGAAGACGACCCTGCGGCCCATTTGCCGCAAGCCGTCTGCATGGCGCGCGATGCGCTCAACTACGCCCAGTCCACAGCGCTGTTCCTGCAGCAGGCAGGTGCGCTGGAGCAGGCCCGACAGGCCTGGCAGCAGTTTGTGCAGCAGCTGCCCGCCGAGGCCCGGCAGGTACTGGAGCGCACCGTCAACAAACTGAGCTGGGTGCGCTTTCTGCCCCGCAGCAAGAGCCTGGGGCGCGACACCCTGCGGGTGCTCGCAGCCCATGACTTGCTGGCGCCTCCCCCGCTCTCCGCCTGA